A section of the Mesobacillus jeotgali genome encodes:
- a CDS encoding glycosyltransferase — translation MKKLLSIGLLLVMALGLPIGASPASAKPQNHCITKSQVKFENEFRRLWVDHVLWTSNYITSATTAGSEDQKDVLARLLKNQEDIGNAIKPVYGEEAGNKLTALLKEHIVIAGDIVEAAKAGKKTMLDQLNKKWYRNADDIAVFLSSANPNLKNEKLKDLLYKHLGLVADDLDASLQKDWAARIVSIDDGMSHIIMMADAISAAVLKQFPEKFKN, via the coding sequence ATGAAGAAATTATTATCTATTGGTTTACTTTTAGTAATGGCGCTTGGTTTGCCGATTGGCGCGTCACCGGCATCCGCTAAACCACAGAACCATTGCATTACTAAGTCACAGGTGAAGTTTGAAAATGAGTTCCGAAGACTTTGGGTGGATCATGTTTTGTGGACAAGCAATTATATTACAAGCGCAACAACTGCAGGTTCCGAGGATCAAAAAGATGTCCTTGCAAGGCTTCTTAAAAATCAGGAGGATATAGGAAATGCGATCAAACCTGTTTATGGAGAGGAAGCAGGAAACAAACTTACAGCTTTGCTTAAAGAGCATATTGTGATTGCCGGCGATATTGTCGAAGCGGCTAAAGCAGGAAAAAAAACAATGCTGGATCAACTAAACAAAAAATGGTATCGGAATGCCGATGATATCGCAGTTTTTCTGAGCAGCGCCAATCCAAATTTAAAAAATGAAAAGTTAAAAGATTTACTGTATAAGCATCTTGGATTAGTAGCTGATGACCTTGATGCGAGCTTGCAAAAAGATTGGGCAGCGAGAATTGTCTCCATCGATGATGGAATGAGTCATATCATCATGATGGCGGATGCCATTTCAGCAGCCGTTCTGAAACAGTTCCCTGAGAAGTTTAAGAATTAG